Proteins encoded in a region of the Polynucleobacter antarcticus genome:
- the thiC gene encoding phosphomethylpyrimidine synthase ThiC translates to MSDTNKKAKHEIPSLKSLERDFGQKFAYPASTKTYLEGSRPDIKAPIRMIEQLSTRVGEEMVPNPPVPVYDTSGPYSDPEIVINLEKGLPLLRKNWIDERNDTEQLAGPSSEYGVARALDKETAHLRFAHIGAPRVAKSGSNVSQMYYARKGIITPEMEYVALRESMGLDQLRKNPEYKQLLKQHPGKSYGANLPELVTGEFVRSEIAAGRAIIPANINHPELEPMIIGRNFRVKINGNLGNSAVTSSINEEVEKMVWSIRWGADTIMDLSTGKHIHETREWIIRNSPVPIGTVPIYQALDKTGGVAEDLTWEMFRDTLVEQAEQGVDYFTIHAGVLLRYVPLTADRITGIVSRGGSIMAKWCLAHHKENFLYTKFDEICELMKAYDVSFSLGDGLRPGCIADSNDAAQFGELHTLGELTAKAWKHDVQVMIEGPGHVPMQRIEENMTEELKHCLEAPFYTLGPLITDIAPGYDHITSGIGAAQIGWYGTAMLCYVTPKEHLGLPDKEDVRTGIITYKIAAHGADLAKGLPGAQLRDNALSKARFEFRWEDQFNLGLDPERAREYHDATLPAEGAKVAHFCSMCGPKFCSMKITQEVRDYAATLDADGNPKVAKVIPIVADTVQATEAEKGMEEMSAEFRKRGSEIYQ, encoded by the coding sequence ATGAGCGATACCAATAAAAAAGCAAAGCATGAGATTCCAAGTTTAAAAAGTTTGGAGCGTGATTTTGGGCAAAAGTTTGCCTATCCCGCATCCACTAAAACCTATTTAGAGGGGTCTCGCCCGGATATCAAAGCGCCCATTCGCATGATTGAGCAACTCTCTACTCGAGTTGGTGAGGAAATGGTTCCTAATCCACCAGTTCCGGTCTATGACACCTCAGGCCCTTACAGTGATCCAGAGATTGTGATCAATCTTGAAAAAGGTTTACCTTTACTCCGTAAAAACTGGATTGATGAGCGCAATGACACTGAACAGTTAGCAGGCCCATCTTCCGAATACGGCGTAGCCCGTGCCCTCGATAAAGAAACAGCCCACTTACGCTTTGCCCATATCGGTGCGCCCCGCGTTGCTAAATCTGGGAGCAATGTGAGTCAGATGTACTATGCCCGCAAAGGCATCATCACTCCAGAAATGGAATACGTCGCTCTACGTGAATCTATGGGTCTGGATCAGTTAAGAAAAAACCCTGAATATAAGCAATTACTAAAGCAGCATCCTGGCAAGAGTTATGGCGCTAATTTGCCAGAGCTCGTCACTGGTGAATTTGTTCGCTCTGAAATCGCTGCAGGTCGCGCGATTATTCCAGCCAATATTAACCACCCAGAACTCGAGCCAATGATTATTGGTCGCAACTTCCGTGTCAAGATTAACGGCAACCTGGGAAATTCTGCTGTAACTTCATCGATCAATGAAGAAGTTGAAAAAATGGTCTGGTCCATTCGTTGGGGTGCAGACACCATCATGGATCTGTCTACCGGTAAACATATTCATGAAACCCGTGAGTGGATTATTCGTAACTCACCTGTACCGATTGGTACCGTTCCTATCTATCAAGCTTTAGATAAGACCGGCGGCGTTGCTGAAGATCTGACTTGGGAAATGTTCCGCGATACCTTGGTTGAGCAAGCAGAGCAAGGCGTTGATTACTTCACGATTCATGCTGGGGTACTGTTGCGCTATGTACCTCTGACCGCCGATCGAATTACAGGCATTGTTTCTCGTGGTGGCTCCATCATGGCGAAATGGTGCTTAGCCCACCATAAAGAGAACTTCCTCTATACCAAGTTTGATGAAATTTGCGAACTCATGAAAGCCTATGACGTGTCATTTAGTCTAGGTGATGGCTTACGTCCAGGCTGTATTGCAGACTCTAATGACGCTGCTCAGTTCGGCGAGTTGCATACCCTAGGTGAACTCACTGCTAAAGCTTGGAAACATGATGTGCAAGTCATGATTGAAGGCCCTGGCCATGTCCCGATGCAGCGCATTGAAGAGAACATGACAGAAGAGTTAAAGCATTGTCTTGAGGCGCCGTTCTATACCCTCGGACCATTGATCACTGATATTGCACCTGGCTATGATCACATCACCAGTGGTATTGGTGCAGCACAAATTGGCTGGTACGGTACAGCCATGCTTTGCTATGTCACTCCCAAAGAGCATTTAGGTTTGCCAGATAAAGAAGATGTTCGTACTGGCATCATCACTTATAAGATTGCTGCTCACGGTGCTGATCTTGCTAAAGGCTTACCAGGTGCTCAATTACGAGATAACGCTTTATCTAAAGCGCGTTTTGAGTTCCGCTGGGAAGATCAGTTCAATCTAGGCTTAGACCCTGAGCGCGCTCGTGAATATCATGACGCTACCTTACCGGCTGAAGGAGCCAAGGTTGCACACTTTTGCTCTATGTGCGGTCCGAAGTTCTGCTCTATGAAGATCACACAAGAAGTACGAGATTACGCAGCAACCTTAGATGCAGATGGCAATCCTAAGGTTGCTAAAGTGATTCCGATTGTGGCGGACACTGTACAAGCAACGGAAGCTGAAAAAGGTATGGAAGAAATGTCTGCTGAGTTTCGTAAGCGCGGTAGTGAGATTTACCAGTAA
- the parC gene encoding DNA topoisomerase IV subunit A, whose protein sequence is MAIKKTPGNTGSTEQADLFSNAPEAIEKDSIEVTTTGGPKDPHDPKVIELNEDDKDSLTLAVYAERAYLDYAISVVKGRALPDVSDGQKPVQRRILFSMSEMGLRADAKPVKSARVVGDVLGKFHPHGDQSAYDALVRLAQSFSLRYPLIDGQGNFGSRDGDGAAAMRYTEARLTKIAGLLLSEIDQGTVDFAPNYDGSFQEPKLLPARLPFVLLNGASGIAVGMATEIPSHNLREVASAAIALMKSPKMSTAELLEIIPGPDYPGGGQIISSAAEITQIYEAGRGSLKVRARWSVEELARGQWQIIVNELPPSTSSQRVLQEIEEITNPKVKVGKKTLTPEQSNLKATILNVLDGVRDESSKDAAVRLVFEPKSKNIDVNEFVNLLLAHTSLECNAPMNLVMIGTDGRPRQKGLKEIITEWISFRVGTVTRRTQYRLGKVKDRMHILEGRLTVLLNIDKVIKIIRNSDEPKADLIKEFKLSDRQAEDILDIRLRQLARLEGIKIEQELKELKSERDDLEGLLQNDSVLRKCIIKEIESDMKEFGDERRTLILEDKRAVAEAKVLDEPVTVIVSQKGWVRVRQGHEHDASQFSFKAGDGLYETFECRTVDVMQGFGSDGRVYTVPVSELPGARGDGSPLTSFVNLAAGSQMVAYYAGQADDLVLISTRSGNGFLANVADMTTRNKAGKSFVGIDSKFIGGDAPLGASKVTPGMKQVACLSESSKLLVFPLTELKRLPTGGKGVILMGLDDKEKLASAIAVGPDGATYSGAGRAGKPTELNLDAKTLKSFAGNRARKGHFVEPRLKDGKLKAN, encoded by the coding sequence ATGGCAATTAAAAAAACTCCGGGTAACACTGGCTCTACCGAGCAAGCAGATTTATTTTCGAATGCTCCCGAAGCAATAGAAAAGGACTCTATCGAAGTTACCACCACTGGCGGTCCTAAAGATCCGCATGACCCTAAAGTAATTGAGCTTAACGAAGATGATAAAGATAGTCTAACTTTAGCGGTGTATGCAGAGCGCGCCTACTTAGATTATGCGATTAGCGTAGTAAAGGGCCGTGCCTTGCCAGATGTGTCGGATGGCCAAAAGCCTGTTCAACGCCGTATCTTGTTCTCTATGAGCGAGATGGGTTTGCGTGCTGATGCAAAACCTGTGAAGAGTGCGCGAGTAGTAGGGGATGTCTTAGGCAAGTTTCATCCTCATGGTGATCAGTCTGCTTACGATGCTTTAGTACGACTGGCACAGAGCTTTTCATTGCGCTACCCCTTAATTGACGGCCAAGGCAATTTCGGTTCACGTGATGGTGATGGTGCGGCGGCAATGCGTTATACCGAGGCACGCTTAACGAAGATTGCGGGCTTGCTATTAAGTGAAATTGATCAAGGGACCGTTGATTTCGCTCCAAATTATGATGGCTCCTTTCAGGAACCTAAGTTATTGCCAGCGCGTTTACCTTTTGTTCTTCTAAATGGAGCTTCAGGTATTGCGGTGGGAATGGCTACTGAGATTCCTTCACATAATCTTCGTGAAGTAGCCAGTGCAGCTATTGCTTTAATGAAGTCCCCGAAGATGAGTACGGCAGAACTTCTAGAGATCATCCCTGGTCCCGATTACCCTGGTGGTGGTCAAATTATTTCCTCTGCAGCAGAAATTACCCAGATCTATGAAGCAGGCCGAGGTAGCTTAAAGGTTCGTGCTCGTTGGTCGGTTGAAGAGCTGGCAAGAGGTCAATGGCAAATCATTGTCAATGAACTACCTCCGTCTACTTCATCACAGCGTGTACTGCAAGAAATTGAAGAGATCACGAATCCCAAAGTCAAAGTGGGCAAGAAAACGCTCACGCCTGAGCAGAGTAATTTGAAGGCCACTATTTTGAATGTGCTTGACGGCGTGCGCGATGAATCCAGCAAGGATGCCGCAGTTCGTTTGGTCTTTGAGCCAAAGAGTAAAAATATTGATGTGAATGAGTTTGTGAATCTATTGCTTGCACATACTTCCTTAGAGTGCAATGCGCCAATGAACTTAGTGATGATTGGCACAGATGGTCGCCCGCGTCAAAAGGGCTTAAAAGAAATCATTACAGAGTGGATTTCTTTTAGAGTAGGCACAGTCACTCGCCGGACACAATACCGCTTAGGTAAAGTCAAAGACCGGATGCATATATTAGAAGGGCGCTTAACCGTTCTTCTTAATATTGATAAGGTCATCAAGATCATTCGTAATAGCGATGAGCCTAAGGCCGACTTAATCAAAGAATTTAAGCTCAGCGACCGTCAAGCAGAAGATATTCTGGATATTCGTTTGCGTCAATTAGCCCGCCTTGAAGGCATCAAGATTGAACAAGAACTGAAAGAGTTGAAGTCAGAGCGCGATGATCTTGAGGGTTTGCTACAGAACGATTCCGTATTACGTAAATGCATCATCAAAGAAATTGAATCTGACATGAAAGAATTCGGTGATGAGCGCCGGACTTTAATTTTAGAAGATAAGCGTGCTGTTGCTGAGGCTAAAGTGCTTGATGAGCCTGTAACTGTGATTGTTTCCCAAAAGGGTTGGGTACGGGTACGTCAGGGCCATGAACACGACGCTAGCCAATTTAGCTTTAAGGCTGGCGATGGCCTCTATGAAACTTTTGAGTGCCGTACCGTTGATGTGATGCAAGGCTTTGGAAGTGATGGCCGTGTCTATACCGTGCCTGTGAGCGAATTACCAGGAGCTCGGGGCGATGGCTCACCATTAACGAGCTTTGTGAATCTCGCAGCAGGATCCCAAATGGTTGCCTACTATGCTGGCCAAGCAGATGATTTGGTATTGATTTCTACTCGATCCGGAAATGGTTTCCTGGCTAATGTGGCAGATATGACTACCCGCAATAAAGCAGGCAAATCGTTTGTTGGTATCGATAGTAAGTTTATTGGAGGCGATGCACCACTAGGTGCGTCTAAAGTAACTCCTGGTATGAAGCAGGTGGCCTGCCTTTCCGAAAGTTCTAAGCTCTTGGTGTTCCCATTGACTGAATTAAAACGCTTACCAACGGGTGGCAAGGGCGTTATTTTGATGGGGCTAGACGATAAAGAAAAACTGGCTTCAGCGATTGCGGTAGGACCGGATGGGGCTACGTATTCTGGTGCTGGTCGTGCCGGTAAGCCGACGGAATTAAATCTGGATGCAAAAACCTTGAAATCTTTTGCAGGTAACCGCGCACGTAAAGGTCACTTCGTAGAGCCCCGCTTAAAAGATGGCAAACTTAAAGCGAACTAG
- a CDS encoding NUDIX hydrolase: MHTLSVSTLAALEELLQNTARPAPPDLMPIYFANGIEAAQVIGHINPEYVLFLQASLSKKSIALLEIAHERLTIQKGSPAAISDSLRQLAEELRQGGFIPGWRNEDFAWIDQNGHACFRLERAAFRTLGLQSRATHINGFTKTGNIWLGRRSDTKKTDPGRLDNIAAGGIEADETPWVNARRELWEEAGVPSQISEQISPAGRIHMRRPTPQGGFHDEQLFIYDLELAENFIPTNHDGEVSGFIEISHSEAAARILADEFTSDAAFVTADFILRSSNYR; encoded by the coding sequence ATGCACACACTTTCTGTTAGTACCCTAGCTGCTTTAGAGGAGCTTCTCCAAAATACTGCTAGACCAGCACCGCCAGACCTCATGCCCATATATTTTGCAAACGGGATTGAAGCAGCTCAGGTTATTGGCCACATCAATCCTGAATACGTCCTCTTTTTACAAGCATCCTTAAGTAAAAAATCTATTGCGCTTCTTGAAATTGCGCATGAGCGCTTGACTATTCAAAAAGGATCGCCTGCTGCTATTTCTGACAGCCTGCGTCAGTTAGCTGAGGAACTACGCCAAGGTGGGTTTATTCCAGGATGGCGCAATGAGGACTTTGCTTGGATCGATCAAAATGGACATGCATGCTTTCGTTTAGAACGTGCTGCGTTCAGGACTTTGGGACTGCAAAGCCGAGCAACCCACATTAACGGATTCACCAAAACGGGCAATATCTGGCTTGGGCGCCGTAGCGATACCAAAAAGACCGATCCTGGACGCCTAGATAACATCGCCGCCGGTGGCATTGAGGCCGATGAGACCCCTTGGGTCAATGCACGCAGGGAATTATGGGAAGAAGCCGGTGTTCCCAGTCAAATTTCTGAGCAAATATCCCCTGCAGGGCGAATTCATATGCGCCGCCCCACCCCTCAAGGCGGCTTTCATGACGAACAGCTCTTTATTTATGATTTGGAGCTAGCTGAGAACTTCATTCCCACTAATCACGATGGTGAAGTGAGTGGATTTATTGAAATCAGCCATTCAGAGGCTGCAGCACGTATTTTGGCCGATGAATTCACGAGTGATGCCGCCTTTGTAACGGCGGACTTTATTTTAAGAAGCTCAAATTACCGCTAA
- a CDS encoding FAD-dependent oxidoreductase has protein sequence MSSTFANSKYAIVGAGLIGRLLAVALAKRGAQVTLFEKGGPEALDSAARVAAAMLAPLAESAITEDNVVRMGIHSLPRWQQIINELAKPVFFQQDGTLILWHRQDASDAERFVTHLERNSRNNRLLVAPQKLDSHALQNIEPSVAERFSQGLFLPNEGQLDNRQLLEALLVELTLMKVDCRWHQAIEPEKLRQDHKEYDWVLDCRGLGAKANWQSLKDARDLRGVRGEVIRLHAPEVKLRRPTRLIHPRYPIYIAPKEDDVYVVGATEIESEDMSPMSVRSAMELLSAVYTVHSGFAEARILEMATQCRPTLKDNLPEITINKKSDSPHLMMINGLYRHGYMISPAIMDCALEILSTGNSNTALELGLSIHSGAAPKETQGKDAKVVSCV, from the coding sequence ATGAGCAGTACTTTCGCTAACAGCAAATACGCCATCGTTGGTGCCGGCCTCATAGGTCGGCTACTAGCGGTTGCGCTTGCTAAACGCGGAGCCCAAGTAACCCTATTTGAAAAAGGGGGGCCTGAGGCTTTAGACTCAGCTGCTCGTGTTGCTGCTGCCATGCTGGCCCCGCTCGCAGAATCTGCTATTACCGAAGATAACGTAGTAAGAATGGGTATTCATAGCTTGCCGCGTTGGCAACAGATTATTAATGAGCTAGCTAAGCCGGTATTTTTTCAGCAAGATGGCACGCTCATTTTGTGGCATCGGCAAGATGCTAGCGATGCAGAGCGATTCGTTACACACCTTGAACGCAATAGTCGCAATAACCGATTGCTAGTAGCACCGCAAAAACTTGATAGCCATGCTCTTCAAAATATTGAGCCAAGTGTTGCAGAACGATTTTCGCAAGGACTCTTTTTACCGAATGAAGGGCAACTCGATAATCGTCAATTACTAGAAGCCTTGCTCGTTGAGCTTACTCTCATGAAAGTCGACTGTCGTTGGCATCAAGCGATTGAGCCTGAGAAACTTCGTCAAGACCATAAAGAATATGACTGGGTACTGGACTGTCGGGGCTTGGGAGCAAAAGCGAATTGGCAGTCCCTCAAAGATGCAAGGGATTTACGAGGAGTGCGTGGCGAAGTGATTCGCTTACATGCACCTGAAGTGAAGTTACGTCGCCCTACGCGCTTGATTCATCCGCGCTATCCCATTTACATTGCTCCAAAAGAAGATGATGTCTATGTGGTGGGTGCTACGGAGATTGAATCTGAAGATATGTCACCGATGAGTGTTCGCTCTGCGATGGAACTACTCAGTGCCGTCTATACCGTCCATAGTGGTTTTGCTGAGGCGCGTATTCTGGAAATGGCAACGCAATGTCGCCCTACGCTCAAAGACAACTTACCTGAAATCACGATTAATAAAAAATCTGATAGCCCTCACCTCATGATGATCAACGGCTTATATCGCCATGGTTATATGATTTCTCCTGCCATTATGGATTGCGCATTAGAAATCTTGAGTACTGGCAACAGTAACACTGCGCTTGAGCTAGGGCTATCGATACATTCAGGCGCTGCTCCAAAAGAAACACAAGGCAAAGATGCCAAGGTAGTCTCATGCGTGTAA
- a CDS encoding DNA topoisomerase IV subunit B, with the protein MATRKTSEYSESSIQVLKGLEPVRQRPGMYTRTDNPLHIIQEVLDNASDEALGGFGKQMIVTLHTDGSVSVEDDGRGIPVGMHPTEKLPVVEIVFTQLHAGGKFEKGTGGAYAFSGGLHGVGVSVTNALSKRLEVTVWRDDQVSTLTFADGKVIEKLKSVRATKEDKTRGTRVRAWPDGKYFDSPTIPMPELIRLLRSKAVLLPGVKVTLIQEKSGDSQTWQYAQGLLGYLNEAMVQAGHGAQVIPPFEGEQYATGNGDDDSFAEGEGAAWVVSWTEDGAPVRESYVNLIPTPAGGTHESGLREGLFNAVKGFIEMHALQPKGVKLMPEDVFARASFILSAKVLDPQFQGQIKERLNSRDAVRLVSGYAKSALELWLNEHVDYGRKLADLVIKQAQARTRAGQKVEKKKSSGVAVLPGKLTDCESQDIGLNEIFLVEGDSAGGSAKMGRNKEYQAILPLRGKVLNTWEAERDRLFANNEVHDIAVAIGVDPHGANDTPDLSNLRYGKVCILSDADVDGAHIQVLLLTLFYKHFPKLIDLGHIYISRPPLFRVDAPARGKKPAQKIYALDVNELQAIEDKLRKDGVKESAWQISRFKGLGEMSAEQLWDTTLNPDTRRLLPVTLGTWTEDETIKTMDMLMGKSESGARRDWLEERGNEVEADI; encoded by the coding sequence ATGGCTACTCGTAAAACTTCCGAATACAGCGAATCATCGATTCAGGTCCTTAAGGGATTGGAACCCGTTCGGCAACGGCCGGGAATGTACACCCGTACCGATAACCCCCTTCATATCATTCAAGAGGTACTAGACAACGCCTCTGACGAGGCCCTAGGGGGTTTTGGTAAGCAAATGATTGTGACTTTGCACACTGACGGCAGTGTCAGTGTGGAAGATGATGGGCGCGGAATTCCGGTTGGAATGCACCCCACAGAGAAATTGCCCGTAGTAGAAATTGTTTTTACCCAATTACATGCCGGCGGTAAGTTTGAAAAAGGCACCGGTGGTGCGTACGCCTTCTCCGGCGGATTGCATGGTGTGGGCGTTTCGGTTACCAATGCTTTATCTAAGCGCCTTGAAGTCACTGTTTGGCGTGATGATCAAGTTTCTACTTTGACCTTTGCTGATGGCAAAGTGATTGAAAAGCTTAAATCGGTCCGCGCTACCAAAGAAGATAAGACTCGCGGTACCCGCGTGCGTGCCTGGCCCGATGGGAAGTATTTTGATAGTCCGACTATTCCTATGCCAGAGCTGATTCGCTTATTGCGATCCAAGGCAGTGTTATTACCAGGTGTAAAAGTCACCCTGATTCAAGAAAAATCGGGTGATAGTCAAACTTGGCAATACGCTCAAGGCTTATTGGGTTATCTGAATGAGGCGATGGTGCAAGCAGGCCATGGCGCACAAGTGATTCCTCCATTTGAGGGTGAGCAGTACGCTACTGGTAATGGTGATGATGATTCATTTGCTGAAGGCGAAGGTGCGGCATGGGTCGTAAGCTGGACGGAAGATGGCGCTCCTGTTCGTGAAAGTTACGTCAACCTCATTCCGACGCCAGCAGGCGGTACTCATGAAAGTGGGCTACGTGAAGGTCTTTTTAATGCAGTCAAGGGATTTATCGAGATGCACGCTTTGCAACCCAAGGGCGTGAAGTTGATGCCTGAAGATGTGTTTGCTCGGGCATCCTTTATTTTGTCTGCCAAAGTTCTAGACCCACAGTTTCAGGGACAAATTAAAGAGCGTCTCAACTCTAGAGATGCGGTGCGTTTAGTTTCTGGTTACGCTAAATCTGCTTTAGAGCTCTGGCTCAATGAGCACGTTGATTACGGCCGCAAGCTAGCAGATCTTGTCATTAAACAAGCTCAAGCAAGAACTCGTGCTGGCCAAAAAGTAGAAAAGAAAAAATCTTCTGGTGTAGCTGTCTTACCAGGCAAGCTCACCGATTGTGAAAGTCAAGATATCGGCCTAAATGAAATCTTCCTCGTAGAGGGCGATTCAGCAGGCGGATCTGCGAAGATGGGTCGCAATAAAGAATATCAAGCGATTTTGCCTTTGCGAGGTAAGGTACTAAATACGTGGGAAGCCGAGCGTGATCGCCTCTTTGCAAATAATGAAGTACACGACATTGCAGTAGCGATTGGTGTTGATCCTCATGGCGCCAATGACACTCCTGATTTGTCTAATTTGCGTTATGGCAAGGTCTGTATTTTGTCTGACGCGGACGTCGATGGGGCGCATATTCAAGTGCTCCTTCTTACTTTGTTTTACAAGCATTTCCCCAAGTTAATCGATTTGGGACATATTTATATTTCTAGACCACCGTTGTTTAGAGTCGATGCTCCAGCACGTGGTAAAAAGCCCGCTCAAAAAATCTATGCTTTAGATGTGAATGAATTACAAGCGATTGAAGATAAGTTACGTAAAGACGGTGTTAAAGAATCCGCTTGGCAAATTTCCCGCTTTAAGGGGCTTGGTGAGATGAGTGCAGAACAATTATGGGATACCACGCTCAATCCGGATACCCGTCGTTTATTACCCGTGACATTAGGCACGTGGACCGAGGATGAAACAATCAAAACTATGGATATGTTGATGGGTAAATCCGAGTCTGGGGCGCGGCGTGATTGGTTAGAAGAGCGCGGTAACGAAGTGGAGGCGGACATTTAA
- a CDS encoding MFS transporter, whose amino-acid sequence MSIAQNNHTLSLKQVLIFGGLMVTLSMGIRHGFGLFNLPITFANGWGRETFALTIALQNLIWGIFQPITGALADRYGALKIMVAGGVLYALGLAGMAISTDALNFSIAGGLLIGLAQTATTYSVIYGILGRNVIAEKRVWAMGIAAAAGSFGQFLMIPVEQGLLSHFGANDALLMLAIMASLMIPIAFMLREPNNGQHHQGSNQTIKEALTEATRNPSFRFLTLGYFVCGFQVVFIAVHLAPYLKDLSTTYPAVGAPVVATTALALIGLFNIFGTYSAGILGQRYPKRYLLSGIYLARSIAIIAFIWLPLSPTTTYLFASIMGFLWLSTIPLTNAIVAQIFGVKYLSMLSGLVFFSHQLGSFCGAYLGGYLFDLTGSYTIMWNIAIGLGVFAFLVNLPVKERALHRTIAA is encoded by the coding sequence ATGTCCATAGCGCAGAACAATCACACTCTATCGCTAAAGCAAGTACTCATATTTGGCGGGCTGATGGTCACCTTATCCATGGGTATTCGTCATGGATTTGGCCTCTTCAATCTTCCCATTACCTTTGCCAACGGCTGGGGACGTGAAACATTTGCACTAACGATTGCACTGCAAAACCTGATCTGGGGAATCTTTCAGCCTATCACGGGTGCCTTAGCTGATCGCTATGGGGCATTAAAAATTATGGTGGCCGGTGGCGTACTTTATGCACTCGGTTTAGCCGGCATGGCAATCTCAACAGATGCCTTAAACTTTTCAATTGCTGGCGGCTTACTCATCGGTCTTGCACAAACGGCAACTACCTATAGCGTGATCTATGGAATTCTTGGTCGCAATGTAATTGCAGAAAAACGAGTTTGGGCTATGGGAATTGCTGCAGCAGCTGGATCATTTGGGCAATTTCTCATGATTCCGGTTGAGCAAGGTTTATTAAGTCACTTCGGTGCGAATGATGCATTACTGATGCTAGCCATCATGGCAAGCTTAATGATCCCGATTGCATTTATGTTGCGTGAACCTAATAATGGTCAACATCATCAAGGTAGTAATCAAACGATCAAAGAAGCGCTAACGGAAGCGACTCGAAACCCGAGCTTTCGTTTTCTCACACTCGGTTATTTTGTGTGTGGATTCCAAGTAGTTTTTATTGCTGTACATCTAGCGCCCTACCTCAAAGATCTTTCTACTACATACCCAGCAGTAGGTGCGCCTGTTGTGGCAACTACTGCACTGGCTTTGATTGGGCTCTTTAATATTTTTGGAACCTATAGTGCTGGCATCCTAGGCCAACGCTACCCTAAGCGCTACCTGCTATCAGGCATCTATTTGGCTAGATCTATTGCCATTATTGCTTTCATATGGCTACCCTTAAGCCCAACAACTACCTACCTCTTCGCCTCTATCATGGGCTTTCTTTGGCTATCAACTATTCCACTTACCAACGCCATTGTGGCGCAGATTTTTGGGGTGAAATATCTATCGATGTTGTCCGGATTAGTTTTTTTCTCGCACCAGCTAGGCAGTTTTTGCGGCGCCTATTTAGGTGGCTATCTATTTGATCTCACTGGTTCTTACACCATTATGTGGAATATTGCGATTGGTTTAGGTGTCTTTGCTTTTCTGGTGAACCTACCTGTAAAAGAGCGTGCACTGCATCGCACCATAGCCGCTTAG
- a CDS encoding CaiB/BaiF CoA transferase family protein produces MGALSHIRVLDLSRVLAGPWCAQNLADLGADVIKVERPGAGDDTRHWGPPFAKDPKGNDTAESAYFICINRNKRSITVDISKPEGQEIIRQLAKESDVVIENYKVGDLAKYGLDYQSLKELKSDLIYCSITGFGQNGPYAHRPGYDFIIQGMGGFMSVTGESDDFPGASPQKAGVAIADIFTGMYASTAILAAVVHRDRTGQGQYIDMALLDTQIAVMANVSSAYLCSDQVPRRWGNASPIIVPYQTFPTSDGWMIVGVGNDGQFKHFVTAGGEAHLASNPLYLTNPLRVEQRKALVPILEAMTRQKTKAEWIDLLEAAKVPCGPINNFQEVFDNEQVKARGVQINVPHPTAGNMKLVASPMHLSETPVEVRLAPPTLGQHTDEILRERLNLDSAAINTLHTKGIV; encoded by the coding sequence ATGGGTGCTTTAAGTCATATTCGTGTTTTAGATCTCAGTCGTGTTCTGGCGGGCCCATGGTGCGCCCAAAATCTGGCTGATTTAGGCGCCGATGTGATTAAAGTGGAACGACCTGGCGCCGGAGACGATACCCGCCACTGGGGGCCTCCCTTTGCAAAAGACCCAAAAGGCAATGACACAGCAGAATCGGCCTATTTCATCTGCATTAATCGCAATAAACGCTCGATCACGGTGGATATCAGTAAACCTGAGGGTCAAGAGATCATTCGCCAGCTAGCAAAAGAGTCGGATGTGGTGATTGAGAACTACAAAGTGGGTGATTTAGCCAAGTACGGGCTTGATTACCAAAGTCTTAAAGAGCTCAAAAGCGATCTGATTTACTGCTCTATTACGGGTTTTGGCCAAAATGGTCCCTACGCACATCGTCCAGGCTATGATTTCATCATCCAAGGAATGGGTGGTTTTATGAGCGTTACCGGAGAATCCGATGATTTTCCGGGCGCCAGCCCTCAAAAGGCCGGGGTTGCCATTGCTGATATTTTTACCGGTATGTATGCCAGTACGGCTATTTTGGCGGCTGTAGTACACCGCGATCGCACGGGTCAAGGCCAATATATTGATATGGCCCTCCTCGATACCCAAATCGCAGTAATGGCCAACGTCTCAAGCGCCTATTTATGCTCCGATCAGGTCCCGCGCCGTTGGGGTAATGCTTCCCCCATTATTGTTCCCTACCAAACCTTCCCCACCTCAGATGGGTGGATGATTGTAGGAGTAGGTAATGATGGGCAATTCAAGCATTTTGTCACTGCTGGAGGGGAAGCACATCTTGCTAGCAACCCCCTCTACCTGACCAATCCTTTGCGAGTAGAACAAAGAAAGGCCTTGGTGCCTATTTTGGAAGCCATGACCCGTCAGAAAACCAAAGCCGAATGGATTGATCTGCTAGAAGCTGCCAAAGTACCTTGTGGCCCGATCAATAATTTCCAAGAAGTCTTTGATAATGAACAGGTTAAGGCACGGGGCGTTCAAATCAATGTACCTCATCCCACTGCCGGCAACATGAAGCTGGTTGCTAGCCCCATGCACCTCTCAGAAACGCCGGTAGAGGTTCGGCTTGCACCCCCAACGCTGGGCCAACATACGGATGAAATTTTGCGAGAACGCTTAAATCTGGATAGCGCTGCCATCAATACCTTGCATACCAAAGGCATCGTTTAA